A genome region from Bacteroidota bacterium includes the following:
- a CDS encoding T9SS type A sorting domain-containing protein, with translation MLWAPNQEADKFQLWYRQVGVGGWTKLNVLGNAKQRTIPGLNCDATYEWKIRTKCGAEFSEFSSLQNFTTASCKIGGDESDIAPALIVFPNPATNTITVFSQEDIESGTYTIADLNGKVVLSGNLSGADINIASLQSGMYFISITSNGNTYFEKIIKQ, from the coding sequence TTGCTATGGGCACCAAATCAGGAAGCCGATAAATTTCAATTGTGGTATCGGCAGGTAGGTGTAGGAGGGTGGACTAAATTAAATGTTCTCGGTAATGCAAAACAACGCACTATACCCGGATTAAATTGTGATGCAACTTATGAATGGAAAATAAGGACTAAATGTGGAGCTGAGTTTTCTGAATTTTCATCCTTACAAAATTTCACTACGGCAAGTTGTAAAATAGGTGGTGACGAAAGTGATATTGCTCCTGCGTTAATTGTGTTTCCCAATCCTGCTACAAATACCATAACTGTTTTTTCGCAGGAAGATATTGAATCGGGAACTTATACGATTGCCGATTTAAATGGCAAGGTAGTTTTATCAGGTAATTTGTCTGGGGCTGATATAAATATTGCCTCATTACAATCGGGCATGTATTTTATTTCGATTACATCAAACGGAAATACTTATTTTGAAAAAATTATTAAGCAATAA
- a CDS encoding T9SS type A sorting domain-containing protein, which translates to MKKATLLLNLIICFHFIYGQSPDIEWQNTIGSYSPDWVTTSILTDDGGYLVCGYTTGPPSGDKTAPLYGVHDFWVVKLDNTGALEWQKSLGGNKNETLYTAIQLNDGSYLLGGSSLSNISGVKTQNCNGGTTHGDGWLVKLSPTGTILWDKVFGGPGEDYIRNITQSADGNCVLICYATIGAHAQKAEIGNGSYDCWIIKINTDGDIIWENTIGGAGSDFPMDIQSLNDGSLIVAAQSDSNISGDKTQNNKGGLDYWIFKLSSAGDILWQQTIGGDNYDYVVDVRSVGDYFYIGGYSISGMSGDKTEALTNNNRDFWIIKIDSVGNIIWDQAIGSLNIDYYTDINSTVDGGLIVCGYNNAGIGGDKTEGNMGGNDFWIMKLNHNGEIVWDEVIGGSDNDFAYGIIQTPDNGYLISGSSKSDISGDKTEDSEMFLVGPFEDYWIVKLAADCIAVPELCNSLDDNCNGLIDDGITETISISAGGPISFCQGGSVLLTATYSGASLQWKKNGTNIPGATGATYNVTTKGNYTCVTTSACGTVESTPIFVNVIKNPNASISAGGPTTFCAGGSVVLTEVAVAGCTYQWYKGASPIAGATSLTYTATTSGNYKCRVTKAATGCYKNSNAIAVSVPCREENNIIENTFSLYPNPANNFITIETDFSTEKTIYITDALGQIVKTITTSENNITIDLNGIASGVYFIKMEDGINSVTKKFIKQ; encoded by the coding sequence ATGAAAAAAGCTACCCTTTTATTAAATTTAATAATATGTTTCCACTTCATCTATGGACAAAGTCCGGATATTGAGTGGCAAAATACAATAGGTTCCTATTCACCGGACTGGGTAACAACTTCCATTCTTACTGATGATGGTGGATATTTGGTTTGTGGCTATACAACTGGTCCGCCTTCCGGAGATAAAACCGCTCCTTTGTATGGAGTTCATGATTTTTGGGTAGTTAAATTGGATAACACCGGTGCATTAGAATGGCAAAAATCCCTAGGTGGAAATAAAAATGAAACGTTGTATACAGCTATCCAATTAAACGACGGAAGTTATTTATTAGGTGGTTCTTCTTTATCAAATATTTCAGGTGTAAAAACGCAAAATTGTAATGGAGGAACGACACATGGCGATGGATGGCTCGTAAAATTAAGCCCTACAGGAACAATATTATGGGATAAAGTTTTTGGTGGTCCGGGCGAAGATTACATTAGGAATATTACTCAAAGTGCTGATGGTAACTGTGTTCTAATTTGTTATGCAACAATAGGTGCACACGCACAAAAAGCAGAAATTGGAAACGGTAGTTATGATTGCTGGATAATAAAAATTAATACAGATGGTGACATAATTTGGGAAAATACTATTGGTGGTGCCGGATCAGATTTTCCAATGGATATTCAATCTTTAAATGATGGGTCACTAATTGTAGCTGCTCAGTCAGATTCAAATATTTCAGGTGATAAAACACAAAATAATAAAGGCGGTCTCGATTATTGGATATTTAAACTTTCCTCGGCCGGTGATATTTTGTGGCAACAAACTATTGGTGGTGATAACTATGATTATGTTGTGGATGTTAGATCTGTTGGGGATTATTTTTATATTGGTGGTTATTCCATTTCAGGAATGTCAGGTGATAAAACGGAAGCGTTAACTAATAATAACAGAGATTTTTGGATTATCAAAATTGATAGTGTTGGAAATATAATTTGGGATCAGGCAATTGGCAGTTTGAATATTGATTACTACACCGATATAAATTCCACTGTTGATGGTGGTCTAATAGTTTGCGGTTATAATAATGCAGGAATAGGTGGTGATAAAACCGAAGGCAATATGGGTGGTAATGATTTTTGGATTATGAAATTAAACCACAATGGTGAAATTGTTTGGGATGAAGTTATTGGTGGTTCAGATAATGATTTTGCATATGGTATAATTCAAACCCCTGATAACGGTTATTTAATAAGCGGCTCGTCTAAATCAGACATTTCAGGTGATAAAACCGAAGACTCAGAAATGTTTCTGGTTGGCCCTTTTGAAGACTACTGGATTGTTAAATTAGCTGCCGACTGTATAGCAGTTCCCGAACTCTGCAACTCCCTCGACGACAACTGCAACGGCCTCATCGACGATGGCATCACCGAAACAATTTCCATCTCCGCTGGCGGACCAATTTCTTTTTGTCAGGGCGGAAGTGTTTTATTAACAGCAACTTATTCAGGAGCATCTTTGCAATGGAAAAAAAATGGCACAAATATTCCCGGTGCAACAGGAGCTACTTATAATGTTACAACAAAAGGTAATTATACTTGTGTAACAACCAGTGCATGTGGTACAGTAGAATCAACCCCAATTTTTGTCAACGTAATTAAAAACCCCAATGCAAGTATTTCTGCCGGAGGCCCAACAACTTTTTGTGCAGGTGGGAGTGTGGTATTAACTGAAGTTGCGGTTGCTGGATGTACTTACCAATGGTATAAAGGCGCATCGCCAATTGCAGGTGCAACATCATTAACGTATACTGCAACTACATCCGGTAATTATAAATGTCGTGTTACCAAAGCTGCAACAGGTTGTTATAAAAATTCGAATGCAATTGCGGTGAGTGTGCCGTGTAGGGAAGAAAATAATATTATCGAAAACACTTTTTCGCTCTATCCAAACCCGGCCAATAATTTCATCACCATTGAAACAGATTTTTCAACTGAGAAAACAATTTATATAACAGATGCACTCGGCCAAATTGTAAAAACAATTACCACATCTGAAAATAATATCACCATCGATTTAAATGGCATAGCTTCCGGAGTTTATTTTATTAAAATGGAAGATGGTATTAATTCGGTGACGAAGAAATTTATTAAACAATAA
- a CDS encoding T9SS type A sorting domain-containing protein, protein MTKFTTPLFLSICLLLLSMNMNAQAPAIQWQKTIGSSGYDFLNSIGQTSDGGYIMGGYSDGNISGYKTEDNLGGDDYWIVKLNALGNVEWENTVGGGNFDRFYSVEETPDGGFILGGQSLSGGGWGDKSESNKGGYDYWIVKLNADGVVEWDRSYGGLGNDQLYNAQPTSDGGFILAGTSDSGISGDKTENRVGNSDYWVIKTDALGNIVWQNDIGGVMFDNLYSAYETADGGYILGGTSTSGISGDKTAGNYGVVDYWIVKLDVSGTVVWERTIGGTLNDYLYTVIPTAEGGSIACGMSESGLTGNKTDNTNGLYDFWVVKLDNSGTITWQNSIGGTGNDYAFVNAINQTTDGGYAIAGYSQSLISGDKTEANTGSWDYWILKITSTGSITWQTVIGGAGGDYANAISATADEGFIIGGYSYSNASGEKTDDSFGDADYWVMKLEGTGCYAFTETCNGIDDDCDAVVDEDITESISITAGGATTFCQGGNVLLTATHTGTSLQWKKNGVNIAGATAITYLASAAGNYTCQTTSICNTATSNTIAVAINKNPKAQITAGGPTTFCAGGSVTLTETPVGGSTYQWYKGASALAGATTNVYVATTAGNYKCRVTKTATGCYKNSNAIGVSVTCKEGEIIKNELNIYPNPANNFITIETDFSTEKTIYITDALGQIVKTITTSENNITIDLQSIASGIYFIKMEDGINSVTQKFVKQ, encoded by the coding sequence ATGACAAAATTTACAACCCCATTATTTTTAAGTATCTGTTTATTGTTATTAAGCATGAACATGAACGCACAAGCCCCTGCAATTCAATGGCAGAAAACTATTGGCAGTTCAGGATATGATTTTTTAAACTCCATCGGTCAAACATCTGATGGCGGTTATATTATGGGTGGATATTCTGATGGCAATATTAGCGGATATAAAACTGAAGATAATTTAGGTGGCGATGATTATTGGATCGTGAAATTAAATGCCTTAGGAAATGTGGAATGGGAAAACACCGTTGGTGGTGGCAATTTTGATCGTTTTTACTCTGTTGAGGAAACTCCTGACGGCGGTTTTATTTTAGGTGGTCAATCGCTAAGTGGCGGAGGCTGGGGCGATAAATCGGAAAGTAATAAAGGTGGTTATGATTACTGGATTGTAAAGTTGAATGCAGATGGTGTGGTAGAGTGGGATAGAAGTTATGGTGGATTAGGAAATGATCAACTGTATAATGCACAACCAACATCCGACGGTGGATTTATTCTTGCCGGAACTTCTGATTCAGGAATCAGTGGAGATAAAACTGAAAACCGCGTTGGTAATTCTGATTATTGGGTAATTAAAACTGATGCATTAGGAAATATTGTTTGGCAAAATGATATTGGCGGTGTTATGTTCGATAATCTTTATTCAGCATACGAAACTGCAGATGGTGGCTACATTTTAGGTGGCACATCAACCAGTGGTATCAGCGGTGATAAAACTGCGGGAAATTATGGTGTTGTAGATTATTGGATCGTGAAATTAGATGTAAGTGGCACAGTGGTTTGGGAACGCACTATTGGTGGTACATTAAATGATTATTTATATACCGTAATTCCAACTGCAGAAGGTGGTTCAATTGCCTGTGGTATGAGCGAAAGTGGATTAACAGGAAATAAAACGGATAACACAAATGGCTTATATGATTTTTGGGTGGTAAAATTAGATAACAGTGGAACGATAACATGGCAGAATTCAATTGGTGGAACAGGTAATGATTATGCATTTGTAAATGCAATTAATCAAACAACAGATGGCGGTTATGCAATTGCCGGTTATTCACAAAGTTTAATAAGCGGTGATAAAACAGAAGCAAATACCGGCTCATGGGATTATTGGATTTTAAAAATTACATCAACAGGAAGTATTACATGGCAAACAGTAATTGGTGGTGCCGGAGGTGATTATGCAAATGCTATAAGCGCAACAGCAGATGAAGGATTTATTATTGGTGGTTATTCTTACAGCAATGCCAGTGGTGAAAAAACCGACGACTCATTTGGAGATGCCGATTATTGGGTAATGAAATTAGAAGGAACAGGTTGTTATGCATTTACTGAAACTTGCAACGGTATTGATGACGATTGTGATGCAGTTGTAGATGAAGACATTACTGAATCTATTTCAATAACTGCTGGTGGTGCTACCACATTTTGTCAGGGCGGAAATGTATTATTAACTGCCACACATACCGGAACTTCACTTCAGTGGAAAAAGAATGGCGTTAACATAGCAGGTGCAACCGCAATTACTTATTTAGCCTCGGCTGCAGGAAATTATACTTGCCAAACTACTAGTATTTGTAACACAGCTACTTCAAATACAATTGCAGTTGCTATTAACAAAAATCCTAAAGCACAAATTACAGCAGGTGGACCAACAACGTTTTGCGCCGGTGGCAGTGTTACACTTACTGAAACACCTGTTGGTGGCAGCACCTATCAATGGTACAAAGGTGCAAGTGCTTTAGCAGGTGCTACAACAAATGTATATGTTGCAACTACAGCCGGTAATTATAAATGTCGCGTAACCAAAACAGCAACCGGTTGTTATAAAAATTCAAATGCAATTGGGGTGAGTGTGACATGTAAGGAAGGTGAAATAATTAAAAATGAATTGAACATCTATCCAAATCCTGCAAATAATTTCATCACCATTGAAACCGATTTTTCAACCGAAAAAACTATTTATATAACAGATGCACTCGGCCAAATTGTAAAAACAATTACCACATCTGAAAATAATATCACCATCGATTTACAAAGCATCGCTTCAGGAATTTATTTTATTAAAATGGAAGATGGGATTAATTCGGTTACGCAGAAATTTGTTAAACAATAA
- a CDS encoding T9SS type A sorting domain-containing protein encodes MKKTTTTNSKVLKSLTPETTYEYKIRTKCLDGEFGEFTALNTFTTLPLREANMNERSFIELYPNPANGIVTISYETTFVVGSVTLADITGKVVLSTTLTNATTAINISGIPAGFYIVITNFDGNTISEKLIIQ; translated from the coding sequence TTGAAAAAAACAACTACAACAAATTCTAAAGTATTAAAATCATTAACACCTGAAACTACTTACGAATACAAAATAAGGACTAAATGCCTCGACGGTGAGTTTGGCGAGTTTACAGCTTTAAATACATTTACTACATTGCCTTTGCGTGAGGCAAATATGAATGAACGTTCATTCATTGAGCTTTATCCTAACCCTGCTAACGGAATTGTAACTATCAGTTATGAAACAACATTTGTGGTTGGAAGTGTAACACTTGCCGATATTACAGGAAAGGTAGTATTAAGCACAACTTTAACTAATGCAACAACAGCAATAAATATCTCCGGTATACCGGCAGGTTTCTATATCGTTATTACAAATTTTGATGGTAATACCATTTCAGAAAAATTAATCATACAATAA
- a CDS encoding T9SS type A sorting domain-containing protein → MNYKYFFYCVVGLLMSSNILSAQLPTIYWDNTIGSRDGDYLYAIDVADDGNIFIGGESGGAAYGDKAEDQVGGLLVYGDAWVLKLNPAGNILWQNTIGGLSSDDVDCIEATPDGGCIVGASSGSLIGGDKTENCFLTPGGVHTKDYWVVKLNSTGDIEWQNTIGGAGDDYIQAIRQTPDGGYILGGYSFSKISGDKTEFNIGGSSYWIVKIDAFGNIMWQNTIDGVNEDKLTSLDLTADGGYILGGYSKSGISGEKTEACFNNSFDYWIIKVSATGNPEWQNTIGGNNDDAVTSIRQTMDGGYIVAGTSKSNVTGDKTSPCRGMDDFWVIKLNTSGAITWQKTIGGTQTDASCQIREKPDGGYFLAGYSTSGIGAEKTVDYIGYSDFWLLELDALGNITWQNVYGGLSYENFASLELMPDGGVIMGGNSNSDISGNKTENAFEYYDGTNRDDYWLIRLAGDECVPTTEVCNDYDEDCDGNVDEGAAPSISIEATNTTTFCEGGYVPLYATYTGNGTLQWKRNGNNITGEHYAVYKATTKGTYSCRITTDCGSALSSDIVVTVPKNPTAAITAGGPVVFCAGGNVVLSANTGAGLSYQWYKNDVVIAAATSINYTASTPGTYTCKVTKTASGCNTISNPVLVSIPCKEMEELISSMAFDIFPNPTNGFVTIQSNIPVVEGQVPIIIITNSMGQIIYNERSNLNQFENTQTINLLHIPNGVYQITLFTGNFYKTETIIKQ, encoded by the coding sequence ATGAACTATAAATACTTTTTCTATTGCGTTGTTGGGTTATTGATGAGTAGTAATATTTTATCCGCACAATTACCAACCATTTATTGGGACAACACCATCGGGTCTAGAGATGGTGATTATTTATATGCTATTGATGTAGCTGATGATGGAAATATTTTTATTGGAGGCGAATCTGGTGGCGCAGCGTATGGTGATAAAGCTGAAGATCAGGTTGGAGGTCTTTTAGTATATGGTGATGCATGGGTATTAAAATTAAATCCGGCTGGTAATATTCTGTGGCAAAATACAATTGGAGGTTTGAGCAGCGATGACGTTGATTGTATTGAAGCGACTCCGGATGGAGGATGTATTGTTGGCGCCTCTTCAGGTTCATTAATTGGTGGCGATAAAACCGAAAATTGTTTTTTAACGCCAGGCGGTGTACATACTAAAGATTATTGGGTTGTGAAATTAAATTCAACCGGTGACATTGAATGGCAAAATACAATCGGTGGAGCAGGTGACGATTATATTCAAGCAATCCGTCAAACACCTGATGGTGGATATATTCTTGGCGGATATTCATTTTCAAAAATTTCCGGTGATAAAACTGAATTTAATATTGGTGGCTCGAGTTATTGGATTGTAAAAATAGATGCATTCGGAAATATTATGTGGCAAAACACTATTGATGGTGTGAATGAAGATAAATTGACTAGTTTAGATTTAACTGCAGATGGTGGATATATTTTGGGCGGTTATTCTAAATCAGGAATTTCAGGAGAAAAAACAGAAGCTTGTTTTAACAACAGTTTTGATTACTGGATAATAAAAGTAAGTGCAACAGGAAATCCTGAATGGCAAAATACCATAGGCGGAAATAACGATGATGCTGTTACAAGCATTCGACAAACTATGGATGGTGGTTATATTGTTGCCGGAACTTCTAAATCAAATGTTACCGGAGATAAGACATCGCCTTGCAGGGGAATGGACGATTTTTGGGTAATTAAATTAAATACCAGTGGGGCAATTACCTGGCAAAAAACAATTGGTGGAACGCAAACAGATGCTTCTTGTCAAATTAGAGAAAAACCTGATGGCGGATATTTTCTTGCAGGTTATTCAACTTCAGGAATTGGTGCTGAAAAAACCGTTGATTATATTGGTTATAGTGATTTTTGGTTGCTGGAATTAGATGCGCTGGGAAATATAACATGGCAAAATGTCTATGGTGGTCTGAGTTATGAGAATTTCGCATCCCTGGAATTAATGCCGGATGGCGGTGTAATTATGGGAGGTAATTCCAATTCAGATATTTCAGGTAATAAAACCGAAAATGCCTTTGAATATTATGACGGTACAAATAGGGACGATTATTGGTTAATTAGATTGGCAGGCGATGAATGTGTTCCAACTACTGAAGTATGTAATGATTATGACGAAGATTGTGATGGTAATGTTGATGAAGGCGCAGCACCTAGTATATCGATAGAAGCAACCAATACTACAACATTTTGCGAAGGTGGGTACGTTCCTTTGTATGCAACTTATACCGGCAACGGAACATTACAATGGAAACGAAATGGAAATAATATAACTGGTGAACATTATGCCGTTTATAAAGCAACAACAAAAGGAACTTATAGTTGTAGAATTACAACTGATTGCGGGTCTGCATTATCCTCAGATATTGTAGTTACCGTTCCGAAAAATCCCACAGCAGCAATCACTGCAGGCGGACCGGTTGTTTTTTGCGCGGGAGGGAATGTTGTACTTTCAGCTAATACCGGTGCGGGATTATCATATCAATGGTATAAAAATGATGTTGTGATTGCCGCAGCAACTTCAATTAATTACACAGCTTCAACACCGGGAACGTATACTTGTAAAGTAACCAAAACAGCTTCCGGTTGTAATACTATTTCTAATCCTGTTTTAGTTTCCATTCCATGTAAAGAAATGGAAGAATTAATTTCAAGTATGGCATTTGATATTTTTCCAAACCCTACAAACGGATTTGTAACTATTCAAAGTAATATACCTGTAGTTGAAGGTCAAGTTCCAATTATAATTATAACAAATTCCATGGGGCAAATTATTTACAACGAAAGATCAAATTTGAATCAATTTGAAAATACTCAAACCATTAATTTGTTACACATTCCAAACGGTGTTTATCAAATTACGTTATTTACCGGCAATTTCTATAAAACTGAAACTATTATTAAACAATAA
- a CDS encoding T9SS type A sorting domain-containing protein — MIRISVIYKLLNSSAFRNTIICGIFCVEGIFKIYAQAPEIQWQNTIGGNKEDVIYSCKKTLDDGFILGGTSTSASSGDKSENNMGLSATTDYWIVKTDAAGNIEWENTIGGNKDDELRDIIPTADGGYLAAGFSYSGIGGDKTESRISGPFYADYWVLKLNATGDILWQNTIGGGFDDELYCVIENEDGSFYLGGQSSSEIGADKTENAYAMDVWIVQINETGNIIWQTTIGGLLGDYLTSMKKTSDGGLILGCYSYSEAGADKSENCYGYYDYWIVKLDASGIIEWENTIGGNNPDYLNDITEIPGGGYLAIGGSSSDASGEKSTTAFGGFGYDDYWIIKLDANGNLIWEKIYGGDSGDYATCVTALSDGNFLIGGNSSSQISGNKTTGTFEFTIDIWIIKIDSDGNIIWENSIGGDGYDYVLEMPIAADGGVLLGGFSYSGISGDKTEANNGIADFADLWIIKNYPEICPIPVGIFANNITPNKATIHWDNILGADNYQIWYRQTGIGPWIKKTTAVNSKTLKSLMPETDYEYKIRVLCADGSYGDFSEIYSFTTLSLRSENNLISNYTVAPNPAGEKIIINGLLPAEANMALYDVTGRKINEFNISDKNFTTEVNLNNLPVGIYYITIVQNNLAQTIQFIHQ; from the coding sequence ATGATCAGAATATCCGTAATTTATAAGTTGCTAAATTCAAGCGCTTTCCGCAATACAATAATATGTGGTATTTTTTGTGTTGAAGGAATTTTTAAAATATACGCGCAGGCACCGGAAATTCAGTGGCAAAATACGATTGGTGGAAATAAAGAAGATGTAATTTATAGTTGTAAAAAAACTTTAGATGATGGTTTCATTTTAGGTGGAACAAGTACATCTGCAAGCAGTGGTGATAAATCGGAAAATAACATGGGTTTATCCGCAACTACAGATTATTGGATTGTAAAAACAGATGCAGCAGGCAATATTGAATGGGAAAATACAATTGGTGGAAATAAAGATGATGAACTCAGAGATATCATTCCAACAGCAGATGGCGGTTATCTGGCAGCAGGTTTTTCATATTCAGGTATTGGTGGCGACAAAACAGAAAGCCGCATTAGTGGTCCTTTTTATGCTGATTATTGGGTATTAAAACTTAATGCAACAGGAGATATTCTATGGCAAAATACAATAGGTGGTGGTTTTGATGATGAACTTTATTGTGTTATTGAAAATGAAGACGGCAGTTTTTATTTAGGCGGACAATCAAGTTCAGAGATAGGCGCTGATAAAACTGAAAATGCATATGCCATGGATGTCTGGATTGTTCAAATAAATGAAACAGGCAACATTATTTGGCAAACAACAATAGGGGGATTGCTGGGCGATTACCTGACATCGATGAAAAAAACATCAGACGGAGGATTAATTCTGGGTTGTTATTCTTATTCTGAGGCTGGTGCAGATAAATCAGAAAATTGTTATGGCTATTATGATTATTGGATTGTAAAATTAGATGCATCAGGAATTATAGAATGGGAAAATACAATTGGCGGAAATAATCCTGATTATTTAAATGATATAACAGAAATTCCAGGTGGCGGATATCTGGCAATTGGAGGGTCATCTTCCGATGCCTCCGGCGAAAAATCCACAACAGCTTTTGGCGGGTTTGGATATGATGACTATTGGATAATTAAATTGGATGCGAACGGTAATTTGATATGGGAAAAAATTTATGGCGGCGATAGTGGCGATTATGCAACCTGTGTAACAGCTTTGTCGGATGGTAATTTTTTAATTGGCGGTAATTCTTCCTCACAAATTTCCGGTAACAAAACAACCGGCACTTTTGAGTTTACGATAGATATTTGGATAATTAAAATTGACAGTGATGGCAATATCATCTGGGAAAATTCTATTGGTGGAGATGGTTACGACTATGTATTAGAAATGCCAATTGCAGCTGATGGCGGCGTTTTGCTTGGAGGGTTTTCTTATTCGGGCATATCAGGCGATAAAACAGAGGCGAATAATGGTATTGCTGATTTTGCTGATTTATGGATAATAAAAAATTATCCGGAAATATGCCCGATTCCTGTTGGCATTTTTGCAAATAATATCACACCGAATAAAGCAACTATTCATTGGGATAATATTTTGGGCGCAGATAATTATCAAATCTGGTACAGACAAACTGGAATCGGCCCTTGGATTAAAAAAACAACCGCTGTCAATTCTAAAACACTTAAATCATTAATGCCGGAAACAGATTATGAATATAAAATTCGTGTTTTATGTGCAGATGGCAGTTATGGTGATTTCTCAGAAATTTATTCTTTTACCACTTTGTCTTTACGTTCTGAAAATAATTTGATTTCAAATTATACCGTTGCGCCAAACCCGGCAGGTGAAAAAATAATTATTAATGGATTACTACCTGCTGAAGCAAATATGGCTTTATACGATGTTACCGGAAGAAAAATAAATGAATTTAATATTTCAGACAAAAATTTTACAACGGAAGTAAATTTAAATAATTTACCTGTCGGCATTTATTATATTACAATTGTTCAAAACAATCTAGCACAAACAATTCAATTTATTCATCAATAA
- a CDS encoding T9SS C-terminal target domain-containing protein — translation MTKVKTFLVSTAIVLGCNTVIAQSPGIQWQGVYGGTASDYLTSSRQTPDGGYIFGGYSNSGINGNKTEDKVGLYDYWIIKTDADGNIEWQNTIGGTQNDYLNNVEPTADGGYILGGTSFSDSTADKSENKNGAQDFWIIKIDGSGNIVWENTIGGDAYDYLHIIHQTPDGGYIAGGYSDSGLSGDKSEAGQGFIDYWIVKLDASGNIEWDNTIGGNGSDNLFDISLTTDGGYIVAGGSTSGISGDKTEAAAGNDYWILKLDNSGNIEWQNTLGAATEEIPASIVQTGDGGYLVGGKSNSGISGDKTEANIGNNDYWVIKLDASGNIEWQNTIGGTGSDIVNKVMQASDGEYMIAGTSSSPLSGDKTEASIGLDDYWLVKIDELGVIKWDNTIGGNKSDNLVDVQVTNDNGYMLGGYSSTNVNGDKTIAGFGGIDFWAIKLLPEICPVPFGAYADNITAIKATVHWNPIPSIELFQIWYRPVGTPTWIEKNNYNKF, via the coding sequence ATGACAAAGGTTAAAACCTTTTTGGTAAGCACTGCTATTGTGCTTGGATGTAATACGGTTATAGCACAATCACCGGGTATTCAATGGCAGGGTGTATACGGAGGAACTGCCTCCGATTATCTTACTTCTTCGCGTCAAACACCCGACGGAGGTTATATTTTTGGCGGATATTCAAACAGCGGCATCAACGGAAATAAAACCGAAGATAAAGTTGGTTTATACGATTACTGGATCATTAAAACTGATGCAGATGGTAATATCGAATGGCAAAATACAATTGGCGGCACACAAAACGATTATTTAAATAATGTGGAACCAACTGCAGATGGTGGATATATTTTAGGTGGTACTTCTTTTAGTGACAGCACTGCCGATAAATCAGAAAATAAAAATGGTGCTCAGGATTTTTGGATAATAAAAATAGACGGTTCCGGAAATATTGTTTGGGAAAATACCATTGGTGGTGATGCCTATGATTATTTACATATCATTCATCAAACACCTGACGGCGGATATATTGCAGGCGGTTATTCCGATAGCGGATTGAGCGGTGATAAATCAGAAGCTGGTCAGGGATTTATTGACTATTGGATTGTAAAACTAGATGCTTCAGGAAATATTGAATGGGATAACACCATAGGTGGAAATGGTTCTGATAATTTATTTGATATTTCGCTTACTACAGATGGTGGCTATATCGTTGCAGGTGGTTCTACAAGTGGAATTAGCGGCGATAAAACAGAAGCTGCTGCAGGTAATGATTACTGGATATTAAAGTTGGATAATTCAGGCAACATCGAATGGCAAAATACACTTGGTGCTGCAACAGAAGAAATTCCTGCCAGCATTGTTCAAACAGGAGATGGTGGATATTTAGTAGGCGGTAAATCAAACAGCGGAATTAGTGGTGATAAAACAGAAGCTAATATCGGCAACAACGACTATTGGGTAATTAAATTAGATGCTTCCGGAAATATCGAATGGCAAAATACAATAGGGGGCACCGGTTCTGATATTGTAAATAAAGTGATGCAGGCAAGCGATGGTGAATATATGATTGCAGGAACTTCATCCAGCCCTTTAAGCGGTGATAAAACTGAGGCTTCTATTGGTTTGGATGATTATTGGTTAGTGAAAATTGATGAACTTGGTGTAATAAAATGGGATAATACCATTGGCGGAAATAAAAGCGATAATTTAGTAGATGTGCAGGTTACAAACGACAATGGTTATATGCTCGGCGGTTACAGCAGCACAAATGTAAATGGCGATAAAACAATTGCCGGTTTTGGTGGAATCGATTTCTGGGCAATTAAATTATTACCTGAAATTTGCCCTGTTCCTTTTGGTGCTTATGCAGATAACATTACTGCAATTAAAGCAACTGTTCACTGGAACCCAATACCAAGTATCGAATTATTCCAAATCTGGTATCGTCCTGTAGGAACGCCAACATGGATTGAAAAAAACAACTACAACAAATTCTAA